A window of the Rhizobium brockwellii genome harbors these coding sequences:
- a CDS encoding tetratricopeptide repeat protein, which translates to MAFNDDSFIREVNEELRSDQMKGVWRRFGRYIIVVAILIVAGTAGKVLYDYWDDNRSSGTGDQFLAAMKLADENKNDEALAALDKLEKEGHGAYPVLARMRAATVQVQKGDTAAAIAAFNEIGKDNAVPAAVRDAAKMRAGWLLIENGSYEQVSAAIEEMAVPGNAFRHSAREALGLAAYKAGNMAQARQWFQSIVDDTDSPRNVANRAHMMLDLITASGKAPAAQG; encoded by the coding sequence ATGGCATTCAACGACGACAGCTTCATCCGTGAAGTCAATGAGGAATTGCGATCCGACCAGATGAAGGGCGTCTGGCGCCGGTTCGGCCGCTATATCATCGTCGTCGCCATTCTGATCGTCGCCGGCACAGCCGGCAAGGTTCTCTATGACTATTGGGACGACAACCGTTCCTCCGGCACCGGCGACCAGTTTCTGGCGGCGATGAAGCTTGCCGACGAAAACAAGAACGACGAGGCTCTGGCCGCGCTCGACAAGCTCGAGAAGGAAGGTCATGGCGCCTATCCGGTGTTGGCGCGGATGCGGGCCGCGACCGTCCAGGTGCAGAAGGGCGATACCGCCGCGGCGATCGCCGCCTTCAACGAAATCGGCAAGGACAATGCCGTTCCGGCCGCCGTGCGTGATGCCGCCAAGATGCGTGCCGGCTGGCTGCTGATCGAGAACGGCTCTTACGAACAGGTTTCGGCCGCGATCGAGGAAATGGCCGTTCCGGGCAACGCCTTCCGTCATTCGGCGCGCGAGGCACTCGGCCTTGCCGCTTACAAAGCCGGCAACATGGCGCAGGCGCGGCAGTGGTTCCAGTCGATCGTCGACGATACCGACAGCCCACGCAATGTTGCCAATCGCGCCCATATGATGCTTGATCTGATTACCGCATCCGGCAAGGCGCCCGCCGCTCAGGGCTGA
- a CDS encoding NnrU family protein, whose protein sequence is MTLLIVGIILFLGVHLVRVVSPDFRRSMIASLGEKGWRAAYSIASIATLILLIYGFGQARDVTGVLYNPPVWMAHITITLMLIAMICFVASLLPAGHIATKTKHPMVLSVKIWALAHLLANGETSSVLLFAAFLAWGVILRISLKRRQRAGEITLRPFVSAKYDLYAIIIGIVVWALIIWRVHEWLIGVSPLVI, encoded by the coding sequence ATGACATTGCTTATCGTCGGCATCATACTTTTCCTCGGGGTGCATCTGGTGCGAGTGGTGTCGCCGGACTTTCGCCGTTCGATGATCGCAAGCCTCGGCGAGAAGGGCTGGCGGGCGGCCTATTCGATTGCCAGCATCGCCACGCTGATCCTTTTGATCTACGGCTTCGGGCAGGCGCGTGATGTGACCGGCGTGCTTTACAATCCGCCGGTCTGGATGGCGCATATAACAATCACGCTGATGCTGATCGCGATGATCTGTTTCGTCGCCTCGCTGCTGCCGGCGGGGCATATCGCGACCAAGACCAAACATCCGATGGTGCTGTCGGTGAAGATCTGGGCGCTGGCGCACCTGCTTGCCAATGGCGAGACGTCGTCGGTTCTGCTGTTTGCCGCCTTTCTCGCCTGGGGCGTCATCCTGCGCATTTCCTTGAAACGGCGGCAGCGGGCGGGCGAGATCACGCTCCGGCCGTTCGTCTCGGCCAAATACGACCTCTATGCCATCATCATCGGGATCGTCGTCTGGGCGCTGATCATCTGGAGGGTGCACGAATGGTTGATCGGCGTTTCTCCGCTCGTCATCTGA
- a CDS encoding polysaccharide deacetylase: MSRLLLSTCLSVSLLIPAFAEAADRPKQLVIISFDGAHDNALWLKSREMAAKNGAHFTYFLSCTFLMNEAAKKAYQAPHQKRGKSNVGFAQSDDEIRERLGNIWHAHLEGHDISSHACGHFDGRLWSEADWSAEYATFHATLENAWKSVGLQEPAGWQDLVDHGMKGLRAPYLSATAGADMIVAEKKAGFTYDASLVTKGPAMPVEEDGIIRFGLPLIPEGPNEKPIIGMDYNLFVRHSKGEEDTADSAEFEDRAYAAFKEAFDKQYAGARIPLQLGFHFVEMNGGAYWRALDRLVSDVCHRDDVACVSYSEAIPMIEDRGKLQTSGL; this comes from the coding sequence ATGTCCCGTCTTCTCCTCTCCACCTGCCTTTCTGTTTCGCTCCTCATCCCGGCGTTTGCCGAGGCGGCCGACCGGCCGAAACAGCTCGTCATCATTTCCTTCGACGGTGCCCACGACAATGCGCTCTGGTTGAAGAGTCGCGAGATGGCGGCGAAGAACGGTGCCCACTTCACCTATTTTCTCTCCTGCACCTTCCTGATGAACGAGGCGGCGAAGAAGGCCTACCAGGCGCCGCACCAGAAACGCGGAAAATCCAACGTGGGCTTCGCCCAGAGCGACGACGAGATCCGCGAGCGCCTCGGCAATATCTGGCACGCCCATCTCGAAGGACACGACATATCGAGCCATGCCTGCGGCCATTTCGACGGCCGCCTCTGGAGCGAGGCCGACTGGTCGGCCGAATACGCCACCTTCCACGCGACGCTTGAGAATGCCTGGAAGAGCGTCGGCCTGCAGGAGCCGGCCGGCTGGCAGGATCTGGTCGATCACGGCATGAAGGGCTTACGCGCCCCCTATCTCTCGGCAACCGCGGGCGCCGACATGATCGTCGCCGAAAAGAAGGCGGGCTTCACTTATGACGCGAGCCTCGTCACCAAAGGGCCTGCCATGCCTGTCGAGGAAGACGGCATCATTCGCTTCGGCCTGCCGCTGATCCCCGAAGGCCCGAACGAGAAGCCGATCATCGGCATGGACTACAATCTCTTCGTCCGCCATTCCAAGGGTGAGGAGGATACGGCCGATTCCGCGGAATTCGAGGATCGCGCCTATGCCGCCTTCAAGGAGGCTTTCGACAAGCAATATGCCGGCGCCCGCATCCCGCTACAGCTCGGTTTCCACTTCGTCGAAATGAACGGCGGCGCCTATTGGCGCGCGCTCGACCGACTGGTCAGCGACGTCTGCCACCGGGATGACGTCGCCTGCGTCAGCTATTCGGAAGCGATCCCGATGATCGAGGACCGCGGGAAATTGCAGACGTCAGGTCTTTGA
- the sbmA gene encoding peptide antibiotic transporter SbmA, translating to MFHSFFPQPKTFFTSLVVWTLISIAGWYLFAASLGASLGYAPVPEEQQPIDLSFFLLPENVWFYGYFLLSAVIFCGAWHLKALNHPWKIWSIWGSALIIFVTYFGVQISVVINNWRRPFGDLLQNALSKQPGISVDNFYSLMWVFCQIAFLSMFVSIMTDFFTSHYIFRWRTAMNNFYMSKWEKLRHIEGASQRVQEDTMRFSSTLEGLGISLINSVMTLVVFLPILLALSHYVTELPFIGPVANSLFWLALFWSAFGTLLLAVAGVKLPGLNFRNQRVEAAYRKELVYGEDHAERAEPLTVRELFGNVRRNYYRMYFHYMYFNVARYFYIQADALFVVFMLVPTIVAGTITYGIFQQISTAFGQVSNSFQYLVNSWTTIIELLSIHKRLKAFEAAIDDEPLPEIDQRYLERETGVVHADG from the coding sequence GTGTTTCATTCCTTTTTTCCGCAGCCAAAGACGTTCTTTACTTCGCTCGTCGTTTGGACCCTGATTTCTATTGCCGGCTGGTATCTCTTCGCCGCCAGCCTCGGTGCATCGCTCGGCTATGCGCCGGTTCCCGAAGAGCAGCAGCCGATCGACCTTTCGTTTTTCCTGCTGCCCGAAAATGTCTGGTTCTACGGCTATTTCCTTCTGTCGGCGGTGATCTTCTGCGGTGCATGGCATCTGAAGGCGCTGAACCACCCCTGGAAGATTTGGTCGATCTGGGGATCGGCACTGATCATCTTCGTGACCTACTTCGGCGTCCAGATCAGCGTTGTGATCAATAACTGGCGCCGGCCGTTTGGTGACCTTCTGCAGAACGCATTGTCGAAGCAGCCCGGCATTTCGGTCGACAATTTCTACAGCCTGATGTGGGTCTTCTGCCAGATCGCGTTCCTCAGCATGTTCGTATCGATCATGACTGACTTCTTCACCAGCCATTACATCTTCCGCTGGCGCACGGCGATGAACAATTTCTACATGTCGAAGTGGGAAAAGCTTCGTCACATCGAAGGTGCCTCACAGCGCGTTCAGGAAGATACGATGCGCTTTTCCAGCACGCTCGAAGGTCTTGGTATCAGCCTCATCAACTCGGTGATGACGCTCGTGGTATTTCTTCCAATCCTTCTGGCGCTGTCGCATTACGTGACCGAGCTGCCGTTCATCGGGCCGGTGGCGAATTCGCTCTTTTGGCTGGCGCTGTTCTGGTCGGCGTTCGGCACGCTTCTGTTGGCGGTCGCCGGCGTCAAGTTGCCGGGGCTGAATTTCCGCAACCAGCGCGTCGAAGCGGCGTATCGCAAGGAGCTCGTCTATGGCGAGGACCATGCGGAACGGGCTGAGCCGCTGACCGTCAGGGAGCTCTTCGGCAACGTTCGCCGGAACTATTACCGCATGTATTTCCACTACATGTATTTCAATGTCGCCCGTTATTTCTATATCCAGGCCGACGCGCTCTTCGTGGTCTTCATGCTGGTGCCGACGATCGTGGCGGGCACGATCACTTACGGTATCTTCCAGCAGATCTCGACCGCCTTCGGACAGGTCAGCAACTCGTTCCAGTATCTCGTCAACTCCTGGACGACGATCATCGAACTGCTTTCGATCCACAAACGCCTCAAGGCCTTCGAGGCGGCAATCGACGACGAACCGCTGCCTGAGATCGACCAGCGCTACCTGGAGCGTGAGACGGGGGTCGTGCACGCCGACGGTTGA
- a CDS encoding YbfB/YjiJ family MFS transporter, which produces MLARTRNSPPNLVSTAAAGAVAMAAAMGFGRFSYTPILPGMISGVPLSAADAGFIASANFVGYLVGAVLAAYGWAAGRERLVALLSLLATAILLAAMAATDSVAVFAGIRFLAGIASAFALVFTSSIVLSHGSAAGNDHVQAAHFGGPGAGIALSSVMVFLIGLGFHDGPGGWRADWIGGALYCAVSLVVVFLLLPPAPAQSAQAGKEPALVWNRPMVLLTLSYGLFGFGYVITATFLVTIARLSATGPIVEFLCWFIAGLTATVALFAWKPLVRPLGLGGVYVAALLVEAAGVVATVALPPSAAPLIGGALFGATFLAITAYGLQIGRKLSPESPRRILAMMTAAFGVGQIVGPVVAGWIAERSGSFTVPTVIAAVALVACAALVMPVIKKIS; this is translated from the coding sequence ATGCTCGCCCGCACCCGAAACTCCCCACCGAACCTCGTCTCCACCGCCGCTGCCGGCGCCGTTGCCATGGCCGCCGCCATGGGCTTCGGGCGCTTCTCCTACACGCCGATCCTGCCGGGCATGATCAGCGGCGTGCCGCTTTCGGCAGCGGATGCAGGCTTCATCGCGTCGGCCAATTTCGTCGGTTATCTCGTCGGCGCCGTGCTTGCAGCCTATGGCTGGGCGGCGGGGCGGGAGCGGCTGGTGGCGCTGTTGTCGCTGCTGGCAACCGCGATCCTGCTTGCCGCCATGGCCGCCACCGATTCCGTCGCCGTCTTTGCCGGCATCCGCTTCCTAGCTGGCATCGCCAGCGCCTTTGCCTTGGTCTTTACCTCGTCGATCGTGCTCAGCCACGGGTCGGCTGCCGGCAACGACCATGTGCAGGCGGCGCACTTCGGCGGGCCGGGGGCGGGCATCGCGCTGTCCTCGGTCATGGTGTTTCTGATCGGCCTCGGCTTTCACGATGGGCCGGGCGGCTGGCGGGCAGACTGGATCGGCGGCGCGCTCTATTGCGCCGTAAGCCTTGTCGTCGTGTTCCTGTTGCTGCCGCCAGCTCCGGCGCAATCGGCGCAGGCAGGCAAGGAGCCGGCGCTGGTATGGAACCGGCCGATGGTGCTGCTGACGCTGTCCTACGGTCTATTCGGCTTCGGCTACGTCATCACCGCGACCTTCCTCGTCACCATCGCCCGCCTTTCGGCAACGGGACCCATCGTCGAATTCCTCTGCTGGTTCATCGCCGGCTTGACAGCCACGGTAGCGCTGTTTGCCTGGAAGCCTCTGGTCAGGCCGCTCGGGCTTGGCGGAGTCTATGTTGCAGCCCTTCTGGTCGAGGCCGCCGGCGTGGTCGCGACCGTGGCGCTGCCGCCTTCTGCCGCACCGCTGATCGGCGGGGCGCTGTTCGGGGCGACGTTCCTGGCGATCACTGCTTACGGGCTGCAGATCGGCCGCAAGCTTTCGCCTGAGAGTCCGCGGCGGATCCTGGCGATGATGACAGCGGCCTTCGGCGTCGGCCAGATCGTTGGGCCTGTTGTTGCCGGCTGGATCGCCGAGCGCAGCGGCAGTTTTACCGTCCCGACGGTGATCGCCGCCGTGGCGCTCGTCGCCTGCGCGGCGCTGGTCATGCCGGTGATCAAGAAAATCTCTTAA
- a CDS encoding PadR family transcriptional regulator gives MRGFKGGMFGGDFRMGRKFAAGDLQLVILALLAEQPRHGYELIKLLEERSGGFYVPSPGVIYPALTYLEETGLAEVEVEGAKKLYRITEAGRGRVEENRAMILQTFAKLERIGEKMAHVKRVFETDRHSADEGDDGDFMQDGGDIRAARMLLRSAMRMRYPWSKPEAARIAGILERAATEILQGDRPGTRG, from the coding sequence ATGAGAGGTTTTAAGGGCGGAATGTTCGGCGGAGATTTCCGCATGGGCCGCAAATTTGCGGCTGGCGATCTCCAGCTCGTCATCCTGGCCCTGCTCGCTGAGCAGCCGCGCCACGGCTATGAATTGATAAAGTTGCTGGAGGAGCGATCCGGCGGCTTCTACGTGCCGAGCCCCGGCGTCATCTATCCCGCCCTCACCTATCTCGAGGAAACCGGCCTTGCCGAGGTCGAGGTGGAGGGCGCCAAGAAGCTCTACCGCATCACCGAGGCCGGCCGCGGCCGCGTCGAGGAGAACCGCGCCATGATCCTGCAGACCTTCGCCAAGCTGGAACGCATCGGCGAGAAGATGGCCCATGTGAAGCGTGTCTTCGAAACGGACCGTCACAGCGCCGACGAGGGTGATGACGGCGACTTCATGCAGGACGGTGGTGATATCCGCGCCGCCCGCATGCTGCTGCGCTCGGCCATGCGGATGCGCTATCCTTGGTCGAAACCCGAAGCCGCCCGCATCGCCGGCATTCTCGAACGCGCCGCCACCGAAATCCTGCAAGGCGACAGACCGGGAACGCGGGGCTGA
- the map gene encoding type I methionyl aminopeptidase, with product MVIANDDELVKLKEIGRICANAIQVMAAAMEPGMTTLELDQIGRKVLEDSGARSAPEFCYQFPGATCISINEEIAHGIPGPRVIRAGDLINIDVSAEKDGFFADTGASFAMPPVKPKIERLCRDGKRALWVGLNQVKSGEPLAKIGTAVGAFAQKNRYTLVANLASHGVGRSLHEEPAELSTWPDPSEKRMMTEGLVFTVEPFLSLGATWAEGGDDAWTLYADPKAPTVQYEHTVVATRNGPVILTLPDERA from the coding sequence ATGGTTATCGCAAACGACGACGAACTGGTAAAGCTCAAGGAGATCGGCCGCATCTGCGCCAACGCCATACAGGTGATGGCGGCGGCGATGGAGCCCGGCATGACGACGCTGGAGCTCGACCAGATCGGCCGCAAGGTGCTCGAGGATTCAGGCGCGCGCTCGGCGCCGGAATTCTGTTACCAGTTTCCCGGTGCCACCTGCATCAGTATCAACGAGGAAATCGCCCACGGTATTCCCGGCCCGCGCGTCATCCGCGCCGGCGACCTCATCAACATCGACGTCTCGGCTGAGAAGGATGGTTTCTTTGCGGATACAGGCGCCTCCTTCGCGATGCCGCCGGTCAAGCCGAAGATCGAGCGGCTCTGCCGCGACGGCAAGCGGGCGCTCTGGGTCGGGCTCAACCAGGTCAAATCGGGCGAGCCTCTGGCAAAGATCGGCACTGCCGTCGGTGCCTTCGCGCAGAAGAACCGCTATACGCTAGTCGCCAATCTCGCGAGCCACGGCGTCGGCCGCTCCTTGCACGAGGAGCCGGCCGAGCTCTCGACCTGGCCGGACCCTTCGGAAAAACGGATGATGACCGAAGGCCTCGTCTTCACCGTCGAGCCGTTTCTCTCACTCGGCGCGACATGGGCCGAAGGCGGCGACGATGCCTGGACGCTCTATGCCGATCCGAAGGCGCCGACCGTGCAATACGAACACACGGTGGTGGCGACGCGCAACGGGCCGGTGATTCTGACCTTGCCGGATGAGCGGGCGTAA